A single window of Oreochromis aureus strain Israel breed Guangdong linkage group 7, ZZ_aureus, whole genome shotgun sequence DNA harbors:
- the LOC116316905 gene encoding interferon-induced transmembrane protein 2-like: MHPQGYPTEAVQMQGMGNGGLTGQPGVVQHTAVNITAGQQVITESPKDHIIWSLFSFVYANPFCLGLAALIYSIKARDRKMVGDVDGARHYGSTARSLNIAATVIAVTGYEVSLGQTFEAAGKQQVMINFKPI, from the exons ATGCATCCTCAAGGTTACCCGACTGAAGCCGTGCAAATGCAGGGCATGGGTAATGGTGGACTCACCGGTCAGCCTGGAGTGGTCCAGCACACTGCTGTGAACATCACCGCAGGGCAACAAGTCATCACCGAGTCCCCCAAAGACCATATCATCTGGTCGCTCTTTTCCTTTGTCTACGCAAACCCTTTTTGCCTTGGACTTGCAGCTCTCATTTATTCCATCAAG GCCAGAGACAGGAAGATGGTTGGAGATGTGGATGGTGCACGACATTATGGCTCCACTGCTCGCAGTCTCAACATTGCTGCCACAGTCATAGCTGTCACTGG CTACGAAGTGTCCTTGGGCCAGACATTTGAAGCAGCCGGTAAGCAACAGGTAATGATAAACTTCAAACCAATATGA
- the LOC120441246 gene encoding dispanin subfamily A member 2b-like, whose protein sequence is MDPQDYPTEAVPLQGVSYDELPIQPTVIQQTAVNINTDQPVIIEYPQDHIMWSICCFVSRKSFCLGLVALLYSIKARDRKVVGDVDGARSYGSTARCLNIIATIIVATGFLAFIIGMAVLTTFILSPRR, encoded by the exons ATGGATCCTCAAGATTACCCGACTGAAGCCGTGCCATTGCAGGGCGTGAGTTATGATGAACTCCCTATTCAGCCTACAGTGATCCAGCAGACTGCTGTGAACATCAACACAGATCAACCAGTCATCATTGAGTACCCGCAAGACCATATCATGTGGTCAATCTGCTGCTTTGTCTCACGCAAATCCTTTTGCCTTGGACTTGTAGCTCTCCTTTATTCCATCAAG GCCAGAGACAGGAAGGTGGTTGGAGATGTGGATGGTGCACGAAGTTATGGCTCCACTGCTCGCTGTCTCAACATTATCGCCACAATCATAGTTGCCACTGGGTTCTTGGCTTTCATAATTGGGATGGCTGTTCTCACTACTTTTATACTTTCCCCTCGCCGTTAA